In Humulus lupulus chromosome 6, drHumLupu1.1, whole genome shotgun sequence, a single genomic region encodes these proteins:
- the LOC133782572 gene encoding protein PEROXIN-4, with the protein MQASRARLFKEFKEVQREKVADPDIQLSCDDNNIFKWTALVKGPSETPFEGGIFQLAFAVPEQYPLQPPQVRFLTKIFHPNVHFKTGEICLDILKNAWSPAWTLQSVCRAIIALMAHPEPDSPLNCDSGNLLRSGDIRGYQSMARMYTRLAAMPKKG; encoded by the exons ATGCAG GCATCTAGAGCAAGGCTATTCAAGGAATTCAAAGAGGTGCAACGAGAGAAAGTAGCTGACCCAGATATTCAACTTTCTTGTGATGATAATAACATATTTAAGTGGACCGCTCTTGTCAAG GGACCATCAGAGACTCCATTTGAAGGTGGGATATTTCAACTTGCTTTTGCAGTCCCCGAGCAGTATCCTTTACAACCTCCTCAAGTGAGGTTCTTAACCAAGATTTTTCATCCGAATGTTCACTTTAAG ACGGGAGAGATTTGCCTTGATATCTTGAAGAATGCATGGAGCCCTGCGTGGACACTCCAATCTGTTTGCAGAGCTATTATTGCTTTGATGGCACATCCGGAGCCTGATAGTCCCCTCAATTGTGATTCAG GTAATCTTTTGCGATCTGGTGATATCAGAGGATACCAATCAATGGCTAGAATGTACACTAGGCTTGCAGCCATGCCTAAAAAAGGGTGA